Below is a genomic region from Trichomycterus rosablanca isolate fTriRos1 chromosome 15, fTriRos1.hap1, whole genome shotgun sequence.
atgtcacttataaagactttataagtcagtattgttcagcacCGAAGAATCTGAAAACTTATTAactcaatttttatttatttacttaatgtattcattgtttatttagttaatcactcattcatgactaacacccactttaacaaaacattaatggctctagcagtccaggtgagacatatccatctattttacttacattttttactctctcactcacacacacacctgcaaaagctagcaacaaacacaagcgttgtccatttatatattacacattcctaaacacaattttacctTCACCCTACACCTCGTCCTACACCgctgcaggtgttttagatgtatttttttatcctaacgtgtctctaatgctactttcacaagcactgaaaggtttttaaagctatttgtttgttttatttcaatttcactACAAATTTACTGATTTGACTTATGACTTTTGATCATACACTGCTCTATTCTCCCACTCTGTCTTATATCCTAGTATGGGTTATTTTTTGggctacattgtcatgtctctaatggctatttgtcccacctaattgtacaatactaaAATATTTGACAAAAACGGCGATTATAGTACATTGTAATAAGGTTTAGGGTTGCATAGAAGCCCtgttgaatttctttttttaacatgtttataacggcaaaattattaaaattaactttagttacaaaaaaaaaaaaacatcaaatcgATTGTGGACCAATTTACTGAGGAAAAACTACAGTGgccaagaagtgcaaaacaaattaacattttagaaaacaaatttacatcaaggtatatataaatccatatatatatatatatgtgtcaGAATGCATATAAATGGAGCCACTTAATGCTGTTTAATGATAATAGTTGACCATTACACTCTCAGCTTAAACAAAACTTCAATCCTAACAATAATAACGGGACGATATTTTAAGTGtatccagagcggtagagagaacagagtggcgactcTCCCGTAGAGAACCgttgtaatgttttttgtttttttactacttttactggagtaatattctaccgtggatatctctactttatcTCAACTACATGGACTTTAACTCGACTACATTCTGTACCTTCTCCACCActaacattagacaaaatgaacttgtgcatattcacaATGAATTCactaatgtattacatgtaggaatcaaggttataatagttttggatttttcattatagtttagttttatttcattgtgacttttttctctctaatttAGTTAGTTTTAATACGTTTTTATAGTGGGTTTGCTAGTTCTtttgaatttttattatttttttaatgcttagttttagtttagtttttattagttctagtatttgttttagtttttttatactTTGGGTCATTCTTCAGGTGCAGGATtcaaaaaggtcagagtaagtattatgtaataaaaactcaacaaaagataccatttaaaaatgtttttcaaatactgttgaacaaccaactgtccacaaaaactgtaacagtccacaAGATATCAGCCGTAAGTGCAAAATGTGTATAATACTGCTGCTGAAATGTAGTTGTTGACAGTTACCATCTTTcagtcagttatttaaaatgagtctgttcacATGAACTGGTAAAAGTGAGGATATTTACCTGtccataaccctgccactgaaaacaggcgctcataatatgaaccatatctagatgcaacaccagtggtgtaactaggagctcaagggccccagtgcaaaaaagaaatgttgggccccctcaacaaattgcatctgCTGACAGCTGGTCAGAATAAATTAaaagtcactcagaagttacacttcaagtccaaattcctgcctctggtatttttactgcacagttttagttattttaattttacttatcaaaaatattgtaatataataataaggacctggcgagtgcagccaatggtagtgaggtgagtggttaatgtcgtggaggcccccctgccatgggccccggtgcaccttctgtatctgccgtagtttttcctgcccttgtaattcacacaagaactatttttccttaaaaatgtttcctctcacctgtcatgtaatgtgaattacacatCTAGTGTCTggtcctttaagaatgttaagtgtactataggtgCGCAGGGAGCGAATGTGTAGGGAAGCTATCAGAAGTTCTGTTCATCagagttctgcttcatgcacttttaagaaacaaaaattaccacagagacgcaAATTTACGTGACACAAACAGCTCAAttaaaatagtttgattaaaaaaattatctcgattatttttttttaatcgcgattaaaaatgttaacgctttaatcgcgttaattaccgcgattaacgacagccctaataataatataaactaattcatGAAACACACATAAGGGAGCTCAATCTGAGAACATCAACTTAACTTTTGCTGTGGTCATTTTGCAGGCTAGCGTGGAGAGCAGAAACGGAATGTAAACATGAAGTGCCGTCAGGGAGCCCAATCCCCCCAAtctcaatccgctccctactcactccccctctccactccgcctccgtttgcgcgttcacgtggagggtccctctgtagtggagtgttagtgaggagggagcGGATTGGGAAAGACCGCATGAGGTACCGTACGGTGCTCGAGTGGAAAACATCgatttcatcagttcacaatgctcataaataaaatgatgaacacgaaaacgaaggctattctatttataatattagtacGTTCTCGTTAGTTTTGTAAACGCctaatacagttacagttagttatcgtttttttttattttaacagcaccgggtttgtttggcgagatcaaggagtgtagcatctctctctctacggctctgagTGTATTATAATATCTTAAAGAGTACAGTGACATTTTATTGTGTAATCTACTAAACTCACCACATAgtgacagtcgtggacaattcgTGAAAAACAGCAGTGCCCAAAActagtaatatattaataagtaaataaaaaaataaaaaaatcatgtgAGGCTACCTAGATAATGTGTATGACATGTTCAGatctaatatttaaaaagaggaaaattCTCTTATCTTGATAAGATgtgtggctcttaaaagaaccGTTGGTTTGCCAGAGCGACTAAGGCGCTTTACTTGGAGCTGGTGTACTTGGTGACGGCCTTGGTACCCTCGGACACGGCGTGCTTGGCCAGCTCACCGGGAAGCAGCAGGCGCACGGCGGTCTGGATCTCCCTGGAGGTAATGGTGGAGCGCTTGTTGTAGTGAGCCAGACGAGAGGACTCACCAGCGATACGCTCGAAAATGTCGTTGACGAAGGAGTTCATGATGCCCATAGCCTTGGAGGAGATCCCGGTATCAGGGTGGACCTGTTTCATGACCTTGTACACGTAGATAGCGTAGCTCTCCTTCCTGGACTTTCTGCGCTTCTTGCCTCCTTTGCCGGCGGTCTTGGTGACGGTTTTCTTGGAGCCCTTTTTGGGCGCGGACTTCGCTGGTTCGggcatgatgctgctgtttCCTCTAGAGCAAACTGCTAGTGAATATAGACGCTCTACACGCCCGCTTTATTAACCCTGCATGCTGAGTAAGACAAGATGAAACACGTAACTCTGATTGgtccaaggtcctgggtttctattGGACAGAGAACATACAGTTCCACGCCCCCTTCTGCCCCATTCACTAGAATCTGTTCTTTGTTGTCTGTTCCCGCTTAATCTGAGGTCGATACATGTTTCAAAACCGAATATAAAAGATTAAAtagcaatattttattaaatgtttgttagattagatagatagataaagatcgtgttaatgattgtagtgtaatctacagtaggctgtacattggtagtatGTGTGATAGATGGCGGAAACCCGGAAGGTACTTTCGACAACGCCACCCCCGGGGGGTATAGGCCCCCGAGGGGAAAAGAGTTTATAATTACAAACGCCCCAAATTGATCACGGTTTCCAAAGTTCACAAGATACCCGCCCAATAGCAAACAAGTCCGTGCAATCAAGACAGAGACAGGGTTCTATTTCTAATcgtatacatatttatttactttcaagCGTATTCACAATATATTCTTAAATCTTTTGTTAAAATGGttacacccaaacacacacacatatactcacttatttacacacTACTGCGGGTATGGTTAGAGGTAAGCCCACCAGAATAACACGTCAACATACCAAACATACAGAACAAACACCAATACTagaaaatcaaaataataaaagaagaaaGGCAAGAGAGGGCTTACCAGCAGGAGGACCGTACTTACGGAGTGGGTTGAAAGGACCACACGTGATCTACACTGCACTGTACACCCAAGTGACGCTACACTACCATAAAGGTGAACTCTGGATACCCACCACCACTGGGTTGGCCCCCACTACTGATCGTCCCCAATCCTgccaaagagaaagagaaaagaaaacagaaaatatgATTAACACTATACAGTACCCGCCGGGAATAGCTGAGCCCACGGGACCAGCAGTAGAGCAATTTACAAAACAgtgacagcacacacacacggtaagcTATACACCCCAAGCAAATATCACATCCCCAAGAGGGCACAGCAAGGCACCAGTACCAACCCAGCAAGTCGTGAGGAACAAAGGTGAGGCCCACACAGGCCCTGAAAACCCAACCACTGCCCCACAGAATGTATATAgaaatcaaaaagaaaatcaaccAAAGAAATCATAACCcagaaaataactaaataaatcaatcatcaaacaaaaaaaataaaataaaccaaatcaCAAAAACAACATACTCGATAACGAGTGGTTAATACCCACTTACCAccccacacaccctcacacatacactaattAAAGTTAACCCACACACGCTGCTGTTTGAAATGGCGGCACACGGCCCCTCCCAGTGGGATGCCGCCACAATCCAAAACAAGCAACAGCGTGGAAATATACTATAATAAAAGCACAATGAAAGCAGAACAACAGCCGGAGTGGAGCCCGACGATGCAAAGCTGGTTATAAATCCAATAGAGGAAAGATGAGAGCACCTGGAAGCCTGCAAGGAAACGAATATTTCCACATTAGCTGAGCCCATTAATAGTTACTCTTACTCATAGTAGCAGCAATATTAACAGTGGCACTACTTACCTAAAGTCCAATATTAATGTACACCAAACCCGAATACCCAGCTGGTCTCGGAGACAAAAGTCACGAGTATGGATCCTACGTGAAAGGGGGAAACATTAGCCGCGAAGCAATCCAAAACCATGCTAAACAAATACGTTGCCGGGCAACCACATACCAGAACGCGGGGAGAAAGCGAACTGAATAAACCACTGCAAAACACAGATAGAGCCCAAAGGAGCCACTTCAGAACGCAGGCCACCGAACGAAATTCCCTGAGAACAATGCAAGAAGCTAGCATTAGCAAATGGCAGCTAGCTTGCATTTCAACGCCAAAAAGAAGCAAATTAACGTACCTCCAGAGAGAAACGTGAAAATACCAACCGTTGCCTCCACAAAAGGATCGCTCGCGAACGAGCAATAACAGCAAAACCAATCCTGATGGCCAGGCGGAACTGCGTGAAACAGCCCGAGCTTGCTCCACTGGTCGTGTCCGCACCGTGAATTTAAAGACTATCGCTAACGCCGAACAACGAGCCAGCGTAATGACGTAACCAACGATGCGACACGGCTGCAGCACACTTAAAGGTACCGGAGCACCACCACATATGCAAACACGCCGTATGACGGCTAAACGAGAGATCTGATAGTAAACGTAAAATTACTAATGATAATTCAAAGCTTTTAGGGCTACACAAGTgaactaaaaaaaaatgcatcagtgaatgtgttatttttacttataatgATGCTTTCAAGCTTTTGGGGCTAAACAAGTGATTTGCAAATGTACGCATCTGTGaacgtactactactaataacaatattattaataaagcagAAAGACTTCCTCTTTTGTAGAAaatatgggtggctcttaaaagagccgttgtgttagcgtggaggtctgaacgtttaacccccgaatccgtacagggtgcgtccctggcgtttcagagcgtacaccacgtccattgcggtgacggtctttctcttggcgtgctcggtgtaggtgacggcatcacggatgacgttctcaaggaaaaccttgagcacaccgcgggtctcctcgtagatcaagccggaaatacgcttcacaccgccacggcgagccaaacggcggatggcgggtttagtaataccctggatgttATCACGGAGAACTTTGCGGTGACGCTTAGCGCCTCCTTTTCCAATGACCCTTTGGTCACtggcctagtaccttaaccactaggctacagctggccctgaATATGTGTCACCTGGACTGCTAGAGCCATAGATGTTTTGGGTGTTAGGGtcataaatgagtgaataactaaataaatacataaacaatgaatacattaaacacataaaaacataaaaaatgtgtaaagcagTGTTTGGATTTGTCTGTGCCGAACAATACTGATGcaagtctttataagtgacatctgtgttaaaaatgtgtttgtatatttcactgtattgtgagaaatgggacgttataagtcatattctgctaaagcataacgtttcataaacatatttcaaagtcagacacatcttggTTAAAGTGAAAGTGGTCAAAGCTGTGTATCAATACAATCCCAATAAGTGAAAGAAgacattttatgtttcagtgttagctgtgttaaagccatttctgagttttaaaaagaattataaaaaaaaaaaaaatgcatgttaaTAAGTGAGATCTCTTGTGTAAGTGTaggagccatgtgttgttttagaaatgtgtccGTATATGTGAactcaaattaattaattaattaattttctttttttatgggGTTGGTGTTCTGGGGTTTTTTATTTCCCTCTGAGTTTATGATTTAGGTGTGTGCGAGTTTATCCatcttcaccgtaatgtgttcGCGAACAGAACTGTAAGTGCAATAGATAGAAACTGCAATTTCTTAACAagactatttatttactgaagtcagaagtAAAGCCGTTTAAAGTTTACAATTTAAATCCccattacggtactaaacaccgTGAAATACAAGAACGTGAACAATGTACAACATTCAGGTGTGAAGCTTTGCTAGCTCAATATAAAAGCAACAAGGTCTTTTTATAGCGCTTTATGTACTTtttggatatcacaaagctggtcttgactgcttcaaaggactgaaaaacagcaaatgaagtCATTAAGTTCCAAAAGTTATAGAAATAAGATTTTGTGTATTGTTAATATGAAAACGTACACTTTTTATGCCCACCTGTTTTcatgaaagtaaattaaatgacCTAATTTGGGTTAGATACATGTGAGGGTTATCATAGTTACGGTTAGAAACATGGGGTTATATTAGTATGGTTTAGAAATATTTTGGGGTTATATTAGGGTTAGAAACATATTGGGGTTATATTAGTTTGGGCTTAAATTGAGCTCAACAGATATAATCTGTGCTGCCTAGGAACACAAGGCGCACCTGGAGCTGATGAACCACACCTGGGTCCTCATGCCTTCAGATCAGGTAGCGAGAACAATGAGTGCCAGCCTGAGAACCTGCAAACGGAGACAAAAACCCGTCAGAAATGGGAGTCGGTGCTGCGGGAtaaagttacacacacacagtggcggctcaaacacatgaattaccaaattagaaaaggcatcattgtgaatacggttgttttattaccattattacaataaccagtcttatggttaacattcaatattctgctcattccttatgccttcatccagcgtgtttacattctaccaatgtacagccatactgtagattacactacaatcagtttataccatctctgtgtaaaatacagactgtgtacaccgtgcaacaccaacgccactaaatcctcctaacaattttttatattacataaaaatatacatacataaaagaaaacacacacataaacacacacatttagttcgtgttttcacattttgttGGAAGATGGATGAAACGCTCCACTAACCGTCTATTGGttctccataacattataattacagttactactactaccatcaccaataatactattattacaacaactataatagaaataaaatcattatgagtaattatgattatttttacttaatattttagtgtgtgttcctaattaccctgtgttgagtacctagaatagtattttattattgatatattattctgaataataattattgattattaatcttctttttttttgcattagtagCGTAATATTTTAACCACTACTGCAATTTACCGCTCACTCTtctttaccgtcatgtttttgttctgttactcTACTACTCATAACGACTATATTACTCTTACTAACTCAATGCTTTATGGAACCCCATAAACATACAccactataaacattattaatcatgtgTTATAAGACACCATCTGCCAATGTTTAATCAGCTGTACTTATGTAACCTTGTTTATAATTGTTGTAAGAACATGTAAAGTACATCtctacacacaaaaacaaccaGTTTTTCCTAATATTTATAACTGAAAAATATAACTAAATTATAACTCGGAACATGCACAAACAATGGAATGATAAAAAAATTATGTTATGAAAAATGCCCATTTCAGTGGAAGCATgtaagtggctcttaaaagagcctttgtgGATAACTGGATGGAGTGGGTTCGTTTAAGCACGCTCTCCGCGAATACGGCGGGCCAGCTGGATGTCCTTAGGCATGATGGTCACCCTCTTGGCATGGATGGCGCACAGGTTGGTGTCCTCGAACAGGCCGACCAGGTAAGCCTCACTGGCCTCCTGCAGAGCCATGACGGCAGAACTCTGGAAGCGCAGATCGGTCTTAAAGTCCTGAGCGATCTCTCTAACCAGGCGCTGGAAGGGCAGCTTGCGGATGAGCAACTCAGTGGACTTCTGATAACGGCGGATTTCACGCAGAGCCACGGTACCTGGCCTGTAACGGTGAGGTTTCTTCACACCGCCAGTAGCCGGGGCGCTCTTGCGGGCAGCCTTAGTGGCGAGCTGCTTCCTCGGCGCTTTACCACCGGTGGATTTACGAGCGGTCTGCTTGGTTCTTGCCATCGCGTCTGGAACTCTACACTTCACCAACTGTAGGACAGAATATGTTAGCCCGCCCAACACGCTCTATTTAAGCATTAGAGCCGCTCCGCGCTCATTGGGCGTCTTGATTACGCTCTTTTCTCATTGGACGATCGTGCTTACGTCAAATGTCGCTGATTGGTCGGCGTTCTGCCACTGCatcgtttaaaaaaaacagtatttcctctatgctgttg
It encodes:
- the LOC134329021 gene encoding histone H2B → MPEPAKSAPKKGSKKTVTKTAGKGGKKRRKSRKESYAIYVYKVMKQVHPDTGISSKAMGIMNSFVNDIFERIAGESSRLAHYNKRSTITSREIQTAVRLLLPGELAKHAVSEGTKAVTKYTSSK
- the LOC134328378 gene encoding histone H4-like; this translates as MTASDQRVIGKGGAKRHRKVLRDNIQGITKPAIRRLARRGGVKRISGLIYEETRGVLKVFLENVIRDAVTYTEHAKRKTVTAMDVVYALKRQGRTLYGFGG